One genomic segment of Amycolatopsis sp. WQ 127309 includes these proteins:
- a CDS encoding ABC transporter permease, whose product MSASVNEAEATATPAGAPVDLTAGPAAAGAGRGKLVLRRFLRNRAAVAALALIVLFYLLAFTYTWYSPWAYDELDPTSYLLPPDGSHWFGTNQIGGDMFAQTMRGLQKSLTIGLLAALFSTGVASVVGAAAGYFGGWTDRISMWVVDLLLILPPFLIISILSPAFRGKTWLILVGLIALFQWMITARIVRGMTLTLREREFVKAARFMGQPARRIIAKHIVPNMASLLIIDATINVGVAIITETSLSFFGFGVQAPDVSLGTLIAAGSDAVRTFPWLFYIPAGFLVVTVLAVNFAGDGLRDALDPASSRSRRKERKRVEAATKSPTETVSAGAVS is encoded by the coding sequence ATGTCCGCCTCCGTGAACGAAGCCGAGGCGACCGCCACCCCCGCGGGCGCCCCCGTCGACCTGACGGCCGGCCCGGCCGCCGCGGGCGCCGGGCGCGGCAAGCTCGTGCTGCGCCGCTTCCTGCGCAACCGCGCGGCCGTCGCCGCGCTGGCCCTGATCGTGCTGTTCTACCTGCTGGCGTTCACCTACACCTGGTACTCGCCGTGGGCCTACGACGAGCTGGACCCGACGTCGTACCTGCTGCCGCCGGACGGCTCGCACTGGTTCGGCACCAACCAGATCGGCGGCGACATGTTCGCGCAGACCATGCGCGGGCTGCAGAAGTCGCTGACCATCGGGCTGCTGGCCGCGCTGTTCTCCACCGGCGTCGCCTCGGTCGTCGGGGCCGCGGCGGGCTACTTCGGCGGCTGGACCGACCGGATCTCCATGTGGGTCGTCGACCTGCTGCTGATCCTGCCGCCGTTCCTGATCATCTCGATCCTCTCGCCGGCCTTCCGCGGCAAGACCTGGCTGATCCTGGTCGGGCTGATCGCGTTGTTCCAGTGGATGATCACCGCCCGGATCGTCCGCGGCATGACGCTGACCCTGCGCGAGCGGGAGTTCGTCAAGGCCGCCCGGTTCATGGGCCAGCCGGCGCGGCGGATCATCGCCAAGCACATCGTGCCGAACATGGCCTCCCTGCTCATCATCGACGCCACGATCAACGTCGGCGTCGCGATCATCACCGAGACGTCGCTGTCGTTCTTCGGCTTCGGGGTGCAGGCCCCGGACGTCTCGCTCGGCACGCTGATCGCGGCCGGGTCCGACGCCGTCCGCACGTTCCCGTGGCTGTTCTACATCCCGGCGGGCTTCCTCGTCGTCACCGTGCTCGCGGTGAACTTCGCCGGGGACGGCCTGCGCGACGCGCTGGACCCGGCGTCGAGCCGGTCGCGGCGCAAGGAGCGCAAGCGCGTCGAGGCCGCCACGAAGTCCCCCACCGAGACCGTTTCCGCTGGAGCCGTTTCATGA
- a CDS encoding ABC transporter ATP-binding protein, translating into MSSTALALGAETDKPTGTVLEVAGLDVSFPSESGRVHAVRGLSYQVAAGEVLGIVGESGSGKSVSSLAVMGLLPPQARISGSIRFQGSEIIGRSDTELSRLRGKKISMVFQDPLSALTPVYPVGAQIAEALLVHGKGVVTKAQANARAVELLDLVGIPNAAQRAKAFPHEFSGGMRQRAVIAIAIANDPDLIIADEPTTALDVTVQAQVLEVLKTAQEVTGAGIVIITHDLGVVAGFADRLMVMYAGRAVEQGPVETIYARPRMPYTLGLLGSIPRVDAHEKQPLVPIEGQPPSLVSLPPGCPFSPRCPLVTDACTAAEPELLTITAGRPDAGVDTAHRAACIHTDLLDRPDAGAAEVYGAELVGEPPLAALPRAERTTVLDVRDLVKHYPVTKGQILKRRVGSVQAVDGISFDIVEGETLGLVGESGCGKSTTLMEILELVSPAAGSVAVLGKDVAKLDAKARKAIRRDLQVVFQDPMAALDPRLPIGDIIAEPMRVHGYDRAAIDQRIPELLSLVGLRAEHAERYPAEFSGGQRQRIGIARALALEPKLIVLDEPVSALDVSIQAGVINLLDELKAKLGLSYLFVAHDLSVVRHIADRVAVMYLGKIVEIGDVRTVFEQPQHPYTQALLSAIPIPDPVKERERTRIILTGDLPSPADPPSGCRFRTRCFVFAQLSEEDRTQCVEVEPPREPRAADHDVACHHAQTREVV; encoded by the coding sequence ATGAGCAGCACCGCACTCGCCCTGGGCGCGGAGACCGACAAGCCGACCGGGACCGTGCTGGAGGTGGCCGGCCTCGACGTGTCGTTCCCGTCCGAGTCGGGCCGGGTGCACGCCGTGCGCGGGCTGTCCTACCAGGTCGCGGCGGGCGAGGTGCTCGGCATCGTCGGCGAGTCCGGCTCGGGCAAGTCCGTGTCCTCGCTGGCGGTGATGGGCCTGCTGCCACCGCAGGCGCGGATCTCCGGGTCGATCCGGTTCCAGGGCAGCGAGATCATCGGCCGCTCCGACACCGAGCTGTCCCGGCTGCGCGGCAAGAAGATCTCGATGGTCTTCCAGGACCCGCTGTCCGCGCTCACCCCGGTCTACCCGGTCGGCGCGCAGATCGCCGAGGCCCTGCTGGTGCACGGCAAGGGTGTGGTCACCAAGGCGCAGGCGAACGCCCGCGCGGTCGAGCTGCTGGACCTGGTCGGGATCCCGAACGCCGCGCAGCGCGCGAAGGCGTTCCCCCACGAGTTCTCCGGCGGCATGCGGCAGCGCGCGGTGATCGCCATCGCGATCGCCAACGACCCGGACCTGATCATCGCCGACGAGCCGACGACCGCGCTGGACGTCACCGTGCAGGCCCAGGTGCTGGAGGTGCTCAAGACCGCGCAGGAGGTCACCGGCGCCGGCATCGTGATCATCACCCACGACCTCGGCGTGGTCGCCGGGTTCGCCGACCGGCTGATGGTGATGTACGCCGGGCGCGCGGTCGAGCAGGGCCCGGTGGAGACGATCTACGCCCGGCCGCGGATGCCCTACACCCTCGGGCTGCTGGGCTCGATCCCCCGGGTGGACGCGCACGAGAAGCAGCCGCTGGTGCCGATCGAGGGCCAGCCGCCGTCGCTGGTCAGCCTGCCGCCGGGCTGCCCGTTCTCACCGCGCTGCCCGCTGGTGACCGACGCCTGCACCGCGGCGGAACCGGAGCTGCTCACCATCACCGCCGGGCGCCCGGACGCCGGCGTCGACACCGCACACCGCGCGGCCTGCATCCACACCGACCTCCTCGACCGGCCGGACGCCGGCGCGGCCGAGGTCTACGGCGCCGAACTGGTCGGCGAACCGCCGCTGGCGGCGCTGCCGCGGGCCGAGCGGACCACCGTGCTCGACGTCCGGGACCTGGTCAAGCACTACCCGGTGACCAAGGGCCAGATCCTCAAACGGCGGGTCGGCAGCGTGCAGGCCGTCGACGGGATCAGCTTCGACATCGTCGAGGGCGAGACCCTCGGCCTGGTCGGCGAATCCGGCTGCGGGAAGTCCACCACGCTGATGGAGATCCTCGAGCTGGTGAGCCCGGCCGCGGGCTCGGTCGCCGTGCTCGGCAAGGACGTCGCGAAACTCGACGCCAAGGCCCGCAAGGCGATCCGGCGGGACCTGCAGGTGGTCTTCCAGGACCCGATGGCCGCGCTGGACCCGCGGCTGCCGATCGGCGACATCATCGCCGAGCCGATGCGGGTGCACGGCTACGACCGGGCCGCGATCGACCAGCGGATCCCGGAGCTGCTGAGCCTGGTGGGACTGCGGGCCGAGCACGCCGAGCGCTACCCCGCGGAGTTCTCCGGCGGGCAGCGCCAGCGCATCGGGATCGCCCGGGCGCTCGCCCTGGAGCCGAAGCTGATCGTGCTGGACGAGCCGGTCTCGGCGCTGGACGTCTCCATCCAGGCGGGCGTGATCAACCTGCTCGACGAGCTGAAGGCGAAACTCGGCCTGTCGTACCTGTTCGTCGCGCACGACCTGTCGGTGGTGCGCCACATCGCGGACCGGGTGGCGGTGATGTACCTGGGCAAGATCGTCGAGATCGGCGACGTCCGGACCGTCTTCGAGCAGCCGCAGCACCCGTACACCCAGGCGCTGTTGTCGGCCATCCCGATCCCGGACCCGGTCAAGGAACGCGAGCGGACCCGGATCATCCTCACCGGCGACCTGCCCAGCCCGGCGGACCCGCCGTCCGGCTGCCGGTTCCGGACCCGCTGCTTCGTGTTCGCCCAATTGTCCGAAGAGGACCGCACGCAGTGCGTCGAGGTCGAGCCGCCGCGCGAGCCGCGCGCCGCCGACCACGACGTCGCCTGTCACCACGCCCAGACCCGCGAAGTCGTGTAG